Proteins encoded together in one Aminipila butyrica window:
- a CDS encoding ABC transporter ATP-binding protein, with translation MEYAIDAINITKKYKGFTLNQVSLRLPKGSIMGLIGENGAGKTTLIKLLLGLQHAEKAAGAGKEHASSIRLLNQDINTLPVSVREDIGVVLDDCCFPESLNLLQIEQILKNIYKNWDSASFTHYAEYFNLPEKKLLKDYSKGMKMKLSIVAALSHQAKLLILDEPTSGLDPVVRDEILDVFMDFIQEEDHSILISSHITSDLEKICDYVTFISEGHILLSDVKDDILSGYGLLKCSPQELSLLDPTAIRGYKRTSFGVTALVEREKVQGPFIIDPVNLEDILLYHVRGN, from the coding sequence ATGGAATACGCCATTGACGCAATAAATATCACAAAAAAATACAAGGGGTTTACTCTGAATCAAGTCAGCCTTCGTCTGCCCAAAGGGTCCATCATGGGTCTGATTGGAGAAAATGGTGCAGGCAAGACAACGCTGATTAAACTTCTCCTAGGCCTGCAACACGCTGAAAAAGCTGCTGGTGCAGGCAAGGAACACGCAAGTTCAATTCGCCTTTTGAATCAAGATATCAACACCCTGCCGGTTTCAGTCCGAGAAGACATCGGTGTAGTCTTAGATGACTGTTGCTTTCCTGAAAGCCTTAATTTGCTGCAAATTGAACAAATTCTAAAAAATATTTATAAAAATTGGGACTCTGCCAGCTTTACCCATTACGCCGAATATTTCAATCTACCAGAAAAAAAGCTGCTAAAAGACTATTCCAAAGGCATGAAAATGAAGCTTTCTATTGTGGCCGCCCTATCTCATCAGGCAAAGCTGCTCATTCTCGATGAGCCTACCTCTGGCCTGGACCCTGTAGTCCGAGATGAAATCCTTGATGTTTTTATGGACTTCATTCAGGAGGAAGATCATTCTATTTTGATCTCCTCCCACATTACCAGCGACCTAGAAAAAATCTGCGACTATGTGACCTTTATCAGTGAAGGGCATATCCTGCTCAGTGATGTGAAGGACGATATTTTATCTGGATATGGTCTGCTAAAGTGCAGCCCGCAAGAGCTCTCCCTGCTGGACCCAACAGCTATCCGAGGCTACAAACGCACCAGTTTTGGTGTAACTGCCTTAGTAGAGCGAGAAAAAGTACAGGGACCGTTCATCATCGATCCGGTCAATTTGGAAGACATATTGTTGTATCATGTAAGGGGGAACTAG
- a CDS encoding HEPN domain-containing protein: MVDSVRYKDWFSAGHKDLKSARILLDHDGDYTIIAFHCQQAIEKYLKGYLLLETHELEKGHSLILLIKKIQVFDSGIQQFMKDCAFVNQFYIETRYPADAPLELDQNEMKECLSIVNQILIYLNQRLQETT, translated from the coding sequence ATGGTAGACAGTGTGAGATATAAAGATTGGTTTTCTGCCGGACATAAGGACTTGAAAAGTGCCCGAATCTTGTTAGACCATGATGGTGACTATACCATTATCGCCTTTCATTGTCAGCAGGCCATCGAAAAATACTTAAAGGGCTATCTGCTTTTAGAAACCCATGAACTAGAAAAAGGTCATAGCCTAATTCTGCTGATTAAAAAAATACAAGTTTTTGACAGCGGCATCCAGCAATTTATGAAGGATTGCGCTTTTGTCAATCAGTTCTACATTGAAACCCGCTATCCTGCCGATGCCCCACTGGAATTGGATCAAAATGAGATGAAGGAGTGTCTAAGCATCGTCAATCAAATCCTCATATATTTAAATCAAAGGCTGCAAGAAACAACATGA
- the speB gene encoding agmatinase translates to MLKRDEFSKDSGAWCNLNKPELSEKEADVVVFGIPFDKGVSYRAGACGGPSVLRENTFASTPYTEQFESFERLNVYDAGDFKEDNRDELFAEVSSYVCDLVKNNVFFTAVGGDHSVTIPIAAGIDRALDEPFGIIHIDAHFDMCDTLNGDPLSHGSVERRALDLKNIQGPDNFYFVGIRSIEPDEFAFKKKNPLNVHNAFNCHKLGMEHVAEDVVTKMSQFRKVYITLDIDCLDPAFAAGTGTPQFGGLYSRQVLDLLEILFSKLPIIAFDVVEVAPELDPSLTSMFAARRIITECWGHRAKIIGKLDK, encoded by the coding sequence ATGTTAAAAAGAGATGAATTTTCTAAGGATAGCGGAGCATGGTGCAATCTGAATAAGCCAGAGCTGTCGGAGAAGGAAGCCGATGTCGTGGTGTTTGGTATTCCTTTTGATAAGGGGGTAAGCTACCGAGCAGGTGCTTGTGGCGGGCCATCGGTATTGCGGGAAAACACGTTTGCTTCCACACCCTATACGGAACAGTTTGAAAGTTTTGAGCGGCTGAATGTATATGATGCAGGAGACTTTAAAGAGGATAATCGGGATGAACTCTTCGCTGAGGTTTCTTCTTATGTTTGTGATTTGGTAAAGAATAACGTATTTTTTACAGCTGTAGGCGGGGACCATTCCGTGACGATTCCTATTGCGGCTGGTATCGATCGAGCGTTGGATGAACCTTTCGGCATTATTCACATCGATGCACATTTTGACATGTGCGATACACTGAACGGAGACCCCCTTTCTCACGGGTCAGTGGAACGGCGGGCGCTGGACTTGAAAAATATTCAGGGCCCAGACAATTTCTACTTTGTGGGTATTCGTTCTATCGAACCAGATGAATTTGCCTTTAAAAAGAAAAATCCGTTAAACGTACACAATGCTTTCAACTGCCACAAGCTGGGTATGGAGCACGTAGCAGAGGACGTGGTCACAAAGATGAGCCAGTTCAGAAAGGTCTACATTACCTTGGATATTGACTGTCTGGACCCAGCCTTTGCTGCTGGAACGGGAACCCCTCAGTTTGGTGGCCTGTATAGCAGGCAGGTGCTGGATCTGCTGGAGATCCTGTTCAGTAAGCTACCGATTATAGCCTTTGATGTGGTGGAGGTGGCTCCAGAGTTGGATCCATCCCTGACATCTATGTTTGCAGCCCGACGTATTATCACGGAATGTTGGGGGCATAGGGCAAAGATAATTGGCAAGTTAGATAAATAA
- a CDS encoding ABC-2 transporter permease produces MKGLILKDFLMLKKQMMPGLLFILLYGVITLLSHDSNLLTGFIIILCTMLPVNALSLDDRAGFPKYALTMPVSRNTLVISKYVLGLILIGAGNILALTANRLVGQSSWLESLWIITLTMVIGCLLLSLSLPTFFKFGHEKGRIVLLCLMLPLGFLGGFVAMASTNGSITTTGSGRILGIHTDAFFYSPWTLVCLLAVGALSLLLSMGLSLLIYRNKDF; encoded by the coding sequence ATGAAAGGACTTATTTTAAAAGATTTTTTAATGCTGAAAAAACAGATGATGCCGGGGCTGCTTTTCATCTTGCTCTATGGGGTTATCACCCTTCTATCTCACGATAGCAACCTGCTCACCGGATTTATTATCATTCTCTGCACGATGCTTCCTGTCAATGCTCTTTCTCTCGACGATCGAGCAGGATTTCCAAAGTATGCGCTGACCATGCCCGTCTCCAGAAATACTTTGGTCATTAGCAAGTATGTCCTTGGTCTTATTCTCATCGGCGCTGGGAATATTCTCGCGCTTACCGCCAATCGTCTTGTTGGGCAATCTAGTTGGTTAGAAAGCCTTTGGATCATAACGTTGACCATGGTAATCGGCTGTCTGCTCCTTTCCCTATCGCTGCCAACCTTCTTTAAATTTGGCCATGAGAAAGGCCGGATAGTTCTCTTATGCCTAATGCTTCCACTTGGATTTTTAGGTGGTTTTGTGGCCATGGCCTCCACCAACGGAAGCATAACCACGACCGGAAGTGGGCGCATACTGGGCATCCATACAGACGCTTTTTTTTACAGCCCCTGGACCTTGGTTTGTCTGTTGGCTGTAGGTGCCCTTTCTCTTCTTCTGTCCATGGGTTTATCCCTGCTTATCTACCGAAATAAGGATTTCTAA
- a CDS encoding sigma-54 interaction domain-containing protein: MILKNIEFMANIYDKLDALLITNREGIIEYSTKFDTQDKSIKNEGYTGKSILEVYPSLTEETSSHFRVMRTGEPIVDERQTLTDLNGRAYTFLSSTHPIEYNNQIIGAIEGSVLLAIDGVPCKQEPFAQEDLSGKGLYNLDSIITRDSEMNLIKERIRKVAENDSAVMIIGETGTGKELIAQSLHTHSKRADKPFISQNCSAIPSNLLESLLFGTVKGSYTGAENQKGLLELAHQGTLFLDELNSMDISLQGKILKAIEEKKFRQIGSSKEKTVNVRIVSAMNEEPLKLIGRKELRSDLFYRLGVIQIGIPPLRKRRGDIPLLTDYFIQQFNHTSSRPISGVSDIVEKIFMNYDWPGNIRELRNAVEYASNFIAGSTITLNDIPEAILYSGKEAADSTWVSGVPNSPHVAENLSVSTSREPLSKMVAEYEKSLIQQALSSEGSVTNAARLLGTSRQALQYKVMKYRIDV; encoded by the coding sequence ATGATTTTAAAAAATATTGAATTTATGGCTAACATATATGATAAGCTGGACGCTCTGCTGATTACCAATCGGGAGGGTATCATCGAGTATTCTACCAAGTTTGACACGCAGGATAAGAGTATCAAGAACGAAGGGTATACGGGAAAAAGTATTTTGGAAGTCTATCCTTCCCTTACAGAAGAAACCAGCAGTCACTTTCGTGTTATGAGAACCGGAGAGCCTATTGTGGATGAGCGGCAGACACTGACCGATTTAAATGGACGTGCTTATACCTTTCTCAGTTCTACTCACCCTATTGAATACAACAATCAAATCATCGGTGCTATCGAAGGGAGTGTGCTGCTTGCCATTGACGGCGTACCTTGCAAGCAAGAACCTTTCGCCCAAGAAGATCTTTCGGGTAAGGGGCTATATAATCTAGACAGCATTATCACTAGGGATTCAGAGATGAACCTAATCAAAGAACGAATTCGCAAGGTAGCGGAAAATGATTCGGCTGTCATGATTATCGGGGAGACCGGAACGGGAAAAGAGCTTATTGCCCAATCCTTGCACACCCATAGCAAAAGGGCAGATAAACCATTTATCTCCCAGAATTGTTCTGCCATCCCCAGCAATCTGTTGGAAAGCCTGCTATTTGGTACTGTAAAGGGCAGTTATACTGGAGCAGAAAATCAGAAAGGGCTGCTGGAACTAGCGCATCAGGGAACTTTATTTTTAGATGAACTAAATTCCATGGACATTTCTCTACAGGGAAAAATTCTAAAGGCCATTGAGGAAAAGAAATTTAGACAAATTGGCAGCAGTAAAGAAAAGACGGTAAATGTGCGCATCGTATCAGCGATGAATGAGGAGCCCCTGAAGCTAATTGGACGAAAAGAGTTGCGAAGCGACCTGTTTTACCGGTTGGGAGTGATTCAAATCGGTATCCCCCCTTTGCGAAAACGCCGGGGAGATATTCCCTTACTGACAGACTACTTTATTCAGCAGTTTAATCACACCAGCAGTAGACCCATCTCTGGTGTCAGTGATATTGTAGAGAAAATCTTTATGAATTATGACTGGCCAGGCAACATCCGGGAGCTGCGCAATGCCGTAGAGTACGCATCCAACTTCATAGCGGGATCGACCATCACCTTAAACGACATACCGGAAGCCATCCTCTACAGCGGAAAGGAAGCGGCAGATAGCACGTGGGTAAGTGGCGTTCCAAATTCTCCCCATGTAGCTGAAAATCTTTCGGTGTCAACCTCCCGCGAGCCCCTGAGCAAAATGGTAGCAGAATATGAAAAGAGTCTTATCCAGCAAGCTCTGTCGTCAGAAGGCAGTGTGACAAATGCTGCACGGCTGCTGGGCACCAGCAGACAGGCTCTTCAGTACAAGGTGATGAAATACCGGATAGATGTATAA
- a CDS encoding nucleotidyltransferase domain-containing protein: protein MQTELNSIITQVISSCEAEKIILFGSRSREHYRENSDFDLCIICPSNNKRRTLANLYCNVDSNYPIDFLLYTPTEWRQAVKDVCSFAYAINQEGVVLYGRQCEI from the coding sequence ATGCAAACGGAATTGAATAGCATCATTACTCAAGTGATTTCCAGTTGCGAGGCCGAAAAAATTATTTTATTTGGCTCTCGATCCAGGGAGCACTATCGAGAAAATAGTGACTTTGATCTATGCATCATCTGCCCTAGCAATAATAAAAGAAGGACACTGGCCAATCTTTATTGTAATGTGGATTCCAATTATCCAATTGATTTTTTACTTTACACTCCTACGGAATGGCGGCAAGCGGTAAAAGATGTTTGCAGTTTTGCCTATGCAATTAATCAGGAGGGGGTCGTGTTGTATGGTAGACAGTGTGAGATATAA
- a CDS encoding amino acid permease yields MSEKGQLKRQITMRQLSRITLGGGIGTGLFLASGALIGGAGPGGALIAYGFIAVIVYFLMTGLAEMTSFMPVSGAYAAQATKFVDPAFGFTVGWNSWFGWAVTLAVELEAGAIVMGFWFPDVPSIIWSASLLAILLAINLVGAKGYGEAEYWLSSIKISSVLIIIVVGGLMIFGILGGQATGTYNLRIGEAPFVGGISGLFSVILVAGFAFAGSEMFAITAGEVENAEQNVPKAVKQIIWRLIIFYLVATFVLGCVIPYDNPNLLNSSVENVAMSPFTILLDKSGIPFAAHLMNAVVLVVVLSITNSGLFLTSRMLYALASSKKAPKVFEKTNKKGVPVAAILCSAAVGCLCFLSSFVGSGKVYITLLNMSSLNIFLMWLTITICYYRFRRGYVRQGYDLKDLTYTAKWFPAGPIFAMIAIIVIIVGQDIVLFMGETIDWFSVISINLCIVIFVAPYIGYKIKHRTKTVPLDEIDYKSKETTF; encoded by the coding sequence TTGTCTGAAAAGGGACAATTAAAAAGACAGATAACCATGAGACAGCTATCGCGAATCACTTTAGGGGGCGGTATTGGAACGGGACTGTTTTTGGCCAGCGGAGCACTGATTGGTGGAGCAGGGCCTGGCGGTGCACTGATTGCCTATGGTTTTATTGCCGTTATCGTATATTTTTTGATGACAGGCTTAGCTGAAATGACATCTTTTATGCCTGTATCCGGTGCCTATGCAGCTCAAGCCACTAAATTTGTAGATCCAGCTTTTGGATTTACTGTAGGTTGGAACAGTTGGTTTGGCTGGGCCGTGACTCTTGCTGTAGAACTAGAAGCCGGTGCTATCGTCATGGGGTTCTGGTTTCCAGATGTGCCTAGCATCATATGGAGTGCATCCTTGCTGGCCATTCTTTTGGCCATAAACCTTGTGGGGGCAAAAGGCTATGGGGAAGCGGAATATTGGCTGTCTTCCATTAAGATTAGCTCTGTGCTGATTATTATCGTGGTAGGAGGGCTGATGATTTTCGGCATCTTAGGGGGTCAGGCTACTGGTACATACAATCTTAGAATTGGGGAGGCACCTTTTGTAGGAGGAATCTCCGGATTGTTTTCTGTTATTTTGGTTGCAGGCTTTGCCTTTGCTGGTTCTGAAATGTTTGCTATCACTGCTGGAGAAGTAGAGAATGCAGAGCAGAATGTACCAAAGGCGGTAAAACAGATTATATGGAGATTGATTATATTTTATCTGGTTGCTACCTTTGTGCTGGGCTGCGTCATTCCATATGATAATCCTAATTTATTAAATAGTAGTGTGGAGAATGTTGCCATGAGTCCGTTTACTATTTTATTGGATAAGTCGGGAATTCCCTTTGCAGCACATCTCATGAATGCTGTTGTATTGGTTGTGGTTCTATCGATAACCAATTCTGGTTTATTCTTGACCTCTAGAATGCTGTATGCTTTGGCAAGTTCTAAAAAAGCCCCAAAGGTTTTTGAAAAAACGAATAAAAAAGGCGTACCTGTGGCTGCAATTCTATGTTCGGCTGCGGTGGGATGTCTATGCTTCCTAAGTTCCTTTGTAGGCTCCGGAAAAGTTTATATTACGTTATTAAACATGTCATCTCTAAACATATTTTTGATGTGGCTGACAATAACTATTTGTTATTATCGATTCAGAAGAGGCTATGTCCGTCAAGGGTATGATCTAAAGGACTTGACTTATACGGCGAAATGGTTCCCAGCAGGTCCAATCTTTGCAATGATTGCTATTATCGTCATTATTGTTGGCCAAGACATCGTTTTATTTATGGGAGAAACCATCGACTGGTTTTCTGTGATTTCCATTAACTTATGTATTGTTATTTTTGTTGCACCATATATTGGCTATAAAATTAAACATAGGACGAAAACGGTACCTTTAGATGAGATCGACTATAAAAGTAAAGAGACTACATTTTAA
- a CDS encoding ABC transporter permease codes for MLLTFPAFLGSLEQGLIYAILALGVFLSFRTLNTPDLTVDGSVVTGAAASAVICSMGGHPLLGLLLAFLCGFMAGAVTALLNTKLKIQPLLAGILVMLGLYSINLRIMGSKPNVALMQSETLYKSAQAVLPENYSALIVGTISLAAIIALFYFFLKTRLGFALRATGDNEEMVRAYAINSEGMKVLGLALSNGFVALAGGMLAQYQSFADVTMGTGMVVIGLASVIIGEAIFGTKSLLRRLVAVSLGAIAYRLIIAQALAIGLPTSDLKLISAIIVVAALAVGTFSESFPFKLSMGKKEG; via the coding sequence ATGTTATTGACATTTCCAGCATTTCTGGGTTCCCTGGAACAGGGACTAATTTACGCGATCTTAGCATTGGGAGTATTTCTCTCCTTTAGAACCTTAAATACTCCTGACTTGACAGTGGATGGCAGTGTCGTTACTGGGGCTGCCGCCTCCGCGGTAATATGCAGCATGGGGGGACATCCACTTCTGGGGTTGCTGTTAGCCTTTTTATGCGGCTTCATGGCAGGGGCTGTGACGGCGTTACTGAATACAAAATTGAAGATTCAGCCTCTTTTGGCGGGAATCCTGGTCATGCTGGGACTGTATTCCATCAACCTCCGAATTATGGGCAGTAAGCCCAACGTAGCATTGATGCAGAGCGAGACACTGTATAAATCAGCGCAGGCGGTGCTGCCAGAGAATTACTCCGCTCTGATTGTAGGAACTATCAGTTTGGCAGCCATCATTGCTCTCTTTTACTTTTTTCTCAAGACCCGGTTGGGCTTTGCATTGCGGGCTACAGGGGACAATGAGGAGATGGTTCGGGCTTATGCCATCAACAGCGAGGGAATGAAGGTCTTGGGGTTGGCTCTTTCCAATGGGTTCGTGGCTTTGGCAGGAGGTATGCTGGCGCAGTATCAGTCTTTTGCGGATGTGACGATGGGTACGGGTATGGTGGTCATCGGTCTGGCATCGGTTATTATCGGAGAGGCTATCTTTGGCACGAAATCGCTGTTGCGGCGGTTGGTGGCCGTGTCTCTAGGAGCTATTGCGTATCGCTTGATTATTGCTCAGGCCTTGGCCATCGGGCTGCCAACCAGCGATTTAAAGCTGATATCGGCCATTATCGTGGTGGCGGCACTAGCGGTGGGTACCTTTAGTGAAAGCTTTCCCTTTAAGCTATCCATGGGAAAGAAGGAGGGTTGA
- a CDS encoding GntR family transcriptional regulator encodes MNIIISNSTGQPIYDQIAAQIKNQILSKELEAGTALPSMRLLAKELKVSVITTKRAYEELEKEGLIESYTGKGSFVRIQNEQQLREQHLHEIRTKLQQAIELAALAHIGPAELRAMLESLQEEE; translated from the coding sequence ATGAATATTATCATTAGCAATTCCACTGGGCAGCCTATTTACGACCAAATCGCCGCCCAAATAAAAAATCAGATTCTAAGCAAAGAGCTGGAAGCTGGAACAGCCCTGCCCTCCATGCGCCTGCTGGCCAAGGAGTTGAAAGTCAGCGTTATTACGACCAAGCGGGCTTATGAAGAGTTGGAAAAAGAAGGTTTGATTGAATCCTATACCGGCAAAGGCAGCTTTGTCCGCATTCAGAATGAACAGCAGCTTAGAGAACAACATCTACACGAAATACGAACTAAACTCCAGCAAGCCATAGAACTGGCTGCTCTAGCCCATATTGGACCGGCAGAGCTCCGGGCTATGCTGGAAAGCTTACAAGAGGAGGAATAA
- a CDS encoding ABC transporter substrate-binding protein → MKKRRIAVLLMMLLLMTAAFTGCGDSEDAGKDTADLPTIGIVQIVEHPSLDTIRQNIISQLAEEGFVDGDTVTIDYKNAQNDANNLKTICQSFTANDYDLIIAIATPSAQAALGETTDIPIIFSAVTDPVGAELVADLNNPGGNITGTSDMVSATKIMDLALQVTPDIKTIGAIYSTGEVNSVSVIKELKEYAGSKGIKVVEATIMNSSEIQQAAQSLVGKVDAVFSPIDNTVASAMPTIVGVLNKAELPYYVAADSMVADGGLATDGVNYVELGKKTGAMAVEVLNGQSTATMPVQIMDKTQIYINQKTADEIGLTIPAEILEKATDLSK, encoded by the coding sequence ATGAAAAAGAGAAGAATTGCAGTATTATTAATGATGTTATTACTGATGACAGCCGCTTTTACTGGTTGCGGTGACAGCGAGGATGCGGGAAAGGACACTGCTGATCTGCCAACCATCGGTATTGTTCAGATTGTGGAGCATCCATCTCTGGATACCATTCGGCAAAACATTATTTCACAGTTAGCTGAAGAAGGCTTTGTGGACGGGGATACCGTGACCATTGATTACAAGAATGCCCAGAATGATGCAAATAATCTAAAAACCATTTGTCAGTCTTTTACAGCAAATGATTACGATTTAATCATTGCTATCGCTACGCCATCGGCGCAAGCGGCATTGGGAGAGACGACGGATATTCCGATTATTTTCTCCGCTGTGACAGATCCGGTAGGGGCTGAACTGGTGGCTGATCTAAACAATCCAGGAGGAAATATTACGGGAACTTCTGATATGGTTTCTGCTACGAAAATCATGGATTTGGCGTTACAAGTTACACCGGATATTAAAACCATTGGTGCCATTTACAGCACGGGCGAAGTGAACTCCGTATCTGTTATCAAAGAGTTGAAGGAATACGCTGGTTCTAAGGGAATCAAGGTTGTAGAGGCCACTATTATGAACAGCAGTGAGATTCAGCAGGCAGCACAGTCTCTGGTAGGAAAGGTCGATGCCGTTTTCTCTCCTATTGATAATACCGTAGCTTCCGCTATGCCGACTATCGTTGGAGTTTTGAACAAGGCAGAGCTTCCTTACTATGTAGCAGCAGACTCTATGGTGGCAGACGGCGGTCTGGCGACGGACGGTGTGAATTATGTAGAGTTGGGAAAAAAGACAGGCGCTATGGCCGTAGAAGTCCTGAATGGACAGAGTACTGCAACGATGCCGGTACAGATTATGGATAAGACGCAGATTTACATCAATCAGAAGACAGCTGATGAAATTGGATTGACCATTCCAGCTGAAATTTTAGAAAAAGCAACGGACTTGTCCAAGTAA